Proteins co-encoded in one Pseudophryne corroboree isolate aPseCor3 chromosome 1, aPseCor3.hap2, whole genome shotgun sequence genomic window:
- the ZBTB7A gene encoding zinc finger and BTB domain-containing protein 7A isoform X3 has product MASSDDGPIGIPFPDHGSDVLCALNGQRQRGELCDVLLLCQGRDFPAHRSVLAACSLYFRQLFTSGPAAERLTVYQLDFVTAESLSALLDFAYTATLTLSAGNVGEILDASRLLDIGAVRNVCADLLDGPFLGQRDPENLGDPQNLARAQEYLEYFQSKTREGSPFNSTCPLTEETEQSSKLEEGYHHALQSNGSEGQHMDGWQERDKDQTCIPSHNGHYRFLIEEENLDGGPKAQDTGGSPYIGSVAGGPCLDEMDSLTASALLQHMMSASQREGVGPEDGGEEGIMDYYLKYFRSGPHEEEEEEEDGEEGTASYQAWSQKVEKKMRAKAFQKCPICEKVIQGAGKLPRHIRTHTGEKPYECIICKVRFTR; this is encoded by the exons ATGGCATCTTCTGATGATGGTCCTATTGGAATCCCCTTTCCAGACCATGGTAGCGATGTTCTTTGTGCCCTGAATGGGCAACGACAGCGAGGGGAGTTATGTGATGTACTTCTTCTTTGCCAAGGTCGGGATTTCCCTGCACATCGTTCCGTCCTTGCTGCCTGTAGCCTTTACTTTCGCCAGTTATTCACCTCAGGTCCGGCTGCTGAGCGACTGACTGTCTATCAGTTGGACTTTGTAACCGCTGAATCCCTCTCTGCTCTTCTTGACTTTGCTTACACAGCCACCTTAACACTGAGTGCAGGGAACGTGGGTGAGATCTTAGATGCCTCACGTTTGCTGGACATTGGAGCTGTCCGGAATGTATGTGCTGACCTTTTGGATGGCCCCTTCTTAGGCCAGAGAGACCCAGAGAATTTAGGTGATCCACAAAACTTGGCACGGGCACAGGAATATCTGGAGTATTTTCAGAGCAAGACGCGGGAAGGGAGTCCTTTCAACAGCACTTGTCCACTGACTGAAGAAACGGAGCAATCATCCAAATTAGAAGAGGGTTACCACCATGCTTTACAAAGCAATGGGTCAGAGGGGCAACATATGGATGGGTGGCAAGAGAGAGACAAGGACCAAACCTGTATCCCCTCACATAATGGCCATTATAGATTCCTGATAGAAGAGGAAAATCTGGATGGTGGACCTAAAGCGCAGGACACAGGAGGTTCCCCATATATTGGAAGTGTAGCTGGAGGGCCCTGCTTGGATGAGATGGACAGCCTGACAGCAAGTGCTTTATTGCAGCATATGATGAGTGCTTCTCAGCGGGAGGGTGTGGGTCCAGAAGATGGGGGTGAAGAGGGAATTATGGACTATTATTTGAAATATTTCCGCAGTGGCCctcatgaggaggaggaggaggaagaggatggtGAAGAAGGGACAGCTAGTTACCAGGCTTGGAGTCAAAAAGTGGAGAAGAAAATGAGGGCCAAAGCCTTTCAGAAGTGCCCAATATGTGAGAAAGTTATTCAGGGAGCAGGAAAGCTGCCTCGGCACATTCGGACTCACACCGGGGAGAAGCCATATGAATGTATTATCTGCAAGGTCCGGTTTACCAG GTGA
- the ZBTB7A gene encoding zinc finger and BTB domain-containing protein 7A isoform X2, whose translation MASSDDGPIGIPFPDHGSDVLCALNGQRQRGELCDVLLLCQGRDFPAHRSVLAACSLYFRQLFTSGPAAERLTVYQLDFVTAESLSALLDFAYTATLTLSAGNVGEILDASRLLDIGAVRNVCADLLDGPFLGQRDPENLGDPQNLARAQEYLEYFQSKTREGSPFNSTCPLTEETEQSSKLEEGYHHALQSNGSEGQHMDGWQERDKDQTCIPSHNGHYRFLIEEENLDGGPKAQDTGGSPYIGSVAGGPCLDEMDSLTASALLQHMMSASQREGVGPEDGGEEGIMDYYLKYFRSGPHEEEEEEEDGEEGTASYQAWSQKVEKKMRAKAFQKCPICEKVIQGAGKLPRHIRTHTGEKPYECIICKVRFTSLTITADDPGGYSEREVECRTS comes from the coding sequence ATGGCATCTTCTGATGATGGTCCTATTGGAATCCCCTTTCCAGACCATGGTAGCGATGTTCTTTGTGCCCTGAATGGGCAACGACAGCGAGGGGAGTTATGTGATGTACTTCTTCTTTGCCAAGGTCGGGATTTCCCTGCACATCGTTCCGTCCTTGCTGCCTGTAGCCTTTACTTTCGCCAGTTATTCACCTCAGGTCCGGCTGCTGAGCGACTGACTGTCTATCAGTTGGACTTTGTAACCGCTGAATCCCTCTCTGCTCTTCTTGACTTTGCTTACACAGCCACCTTAACACTGAGTGCAGGGAACGTGGGTGAGATCTTAGATGCCTCACGTTTGCTGGACATTGGAGCTGTCCGGAATGTATGTGCTGACCTTTTGGATGGCCCCTTCTTAGGCCAGAGAGACCCAGAGAATTTAGGTGATCCACAAAACTTGGCACGGGCACAGGAATATCTGGAGTATTTTCAGAGCAAGACGCGGGAAGGGAGTCCTTTCAACAGCACTTGTCCACTGACTGAAGAAACGGAGCAATCATCCAAATTAGAAGAGGGTTACCACCATGCTTTACAAAGCAATGGGTCAGAGGGGCAACATATGGATGGGTGGCAAGAGAGAGACAAGGACCAAACCTGTATCCCCTCACATAATGGCCATTATAGATTCCTGATAGAAGAGGAAAATCTGGATGGTGGACCTAAAGCGCAGGACACAGGAGGTTCCCCATATATTGGAAGTGTAGCTGGAGGGCCCTGCTTGGATGAGATGGACAGCCTGACAGCAAGTGCTTTATTGCAGCATATGATGAGTGCTTCTCAGCGGGAGGGTGTGGGTCCAGAAGATGGGGGTGAAGAGGGAATTATGGACTATTATTTGAAATATTTCCGCAGTGGCCctcatgaggaggaggaggaggaagaggatggtGAAGAAGGGACAGCTAGTTACCAGGCTTGGAGTCAAAAAGTGGAGAAGAAAATGAGGGCCAAAGCCTTTCAGAAGTGCCCAATATGTGAGAAAGTTATTCAGGGAGCAGGAAAGCTGCCTCGGCACATTCGGACTCACACCGGGGAGAAGCCATATGAATGTATTATCTGCAAGGTCCGGTTTACCAG